A genomic stretch from Anaerococcus mediterraneensis includes:
- a CDS encoding transporter substrate-binding domain-containing protein produces the protein MKMKKLFLGLALAGIMTGCGKNESKKPTPAASNDILADGVLTVATSADFAPYEYYEGKDIVGIDPDILKALGEKLGVEIEIKDMDFNNIIASIGSGKADIGAAGLTIDEERLKNVDFTDTYAGSVQIFLVKDDGEINSVKDLEGKKIGSQLGSIGDDLAQEDYDNVSTFAKYPDAVLALQNSKVDAILMDKTSAEKFVDANEGLKIMEGPYEPEEYALALGKDQKDAKEKINAAIKELKEDGTIDEIVKKYK, from the coding sequence ATGAAAATGAAAAAATTGTTTCTAGGACTAGCCTTAGCAGGCATCATGACAGGTTGTGGCAAAAATGAGAGCAAAAAACCTACTCCTGCTGCTAGTAATGATATACTTGCTGATGGAGTTTTGACTGTGGCTACAAGTGCAGACTTTGCACCTTATGAATATTATGAGGGCAAAGATATAGTTGGGATCGACCCAGATATCCTAAAAGCCCTTGGCGAAAAACTTGGTGTAGAAATTGAAATTAAGGATATGGATTTTAATAATATCATAGCATCTATCGGCTCTGGCAAGGCAGACATAGGCGCTGCAGGCCTAACCATAGATGAAGAAAGGCTAAAAAACGTAGACTTCACAGATACCTATGCAGGTAGCGTACAAATATTTCTTGTAAAAGATGATGGAGAAATAAATTCTGTCAAAGACTTAGAGGGCAAAAAAATCGGTAGCCAACTTGGATCAATCGGAGATGACCTAGCCCAAGAGGACTACGATAATGTATCAACCTTTGCCAAATATCCTGATGCAGTTTTGGCCCTACAAAATTCAAAGGTAGATGCCATCCTAATGGATAAGACATCAGCAGAAAAATTTGTAGATGCCAACGAGGGCCTAAAAATCATGGAAGGTCCTTATGAGCCAGAAGAATATGCCCTAGCCCTCGGCAAAGACCAAAAGGATGCCAAAGAAAAAATAAATGCAGCCATAAAAGAACTAAAAGAAGATGGCACAATAGATGAAATTGTAAAAAAATATAAGTAG
- a CDS encoding amino acid ABC transporter permease — translation MFEEIYNNLFADGLYIYLLDGLKVTLLVSLISLAISFFLGLGLALIKTSKNDLNPSWSNPKGFCLNILDKLANLFITIIRGTPTTIQLLIMFNVILVNLDNLIIVAIVTFSLNSAAYMSEVMRGGLLAVDKGEIEAARSLGLSYGQTLAKVSLPQAIRKALPALGNEVITLLKETSITGFIGLADLTRGASIIISKTFKASIPYFAAALIYLLIVIGIEQIFKKLERRMNHVRS, via the coding sequence ATGTTTGAAGAAATTTACAACAATCTCTTTGCAGATGGCCTTTATATCTATCTTTTAGATGGTCTAAAGGTCACCCTGCTTGTGAGCCTAATATCCCTTGCCATTTCATTTTTTCTTGGCCTGGGACTTGCTCTTATAAAAACTAGCAAAAATGACCTCAATCCATCCTGGTCAAACCCAAAGGGTTTTTGCCTAAATATCTTGGACAAGCTGGCCAATCTTTTTATTACTATCATAAGGGGTACACCAACAACAATCCAGCTTTTGATAATGTTTAATGTAATACTTGTAAATCTGGATAACCTAATAATAGTAGCAATCGTCACCTTTTCCCTAAACTCTGCCGCCTATATGTCAGAGGTTATGAGAGGTGGCCTCCTAGCTGTAGATAAAGGCGAAATTGAAGCAGCTAGGTCTCTGGGACTTTCCTATGGGCAGACTCTAGCAAAAGTTAGCCTTCCTCAAGCTATTAGAAAGGCCCTACCAGCCTTGGGAAATGAAGTTATAACCCTGCTCAAAGAGACATCAATCACAGGCTTTATAGGCCTTGCAGATTTGACTCGTGGTGCATCGATTATAATTTCAAAAACCTTCAAGGCATCTATCCCATATTTTGCTGCTGCCCTGATTTATCTACTAATAGTCATAGGCATTGAGCAGATATTTAAAAAACTAGAAAGAAGGATGAACCATGTTAGAAGTTAA
- a CDS encoding amino acid ABC transporter ATP-binding protein, producing MLEVKNLSKSFGENEVLKNIDLKVDQADVISIIGPSGSGKSTFLRSLNLLEVPNSGTITFLGQDIKTMDINKVREEIGMVFQNFNLFSHLNIIENLTLAPVLRKKMTKDQAIDKAEKLLARIGLEDKKLSYPDELSGGQKQRIAIIRALMMDPKIILFDEPTSALDPEMVGEVLSLMTDLAQESITMLVVTHEMGFAREVSNKVIFMDQGQIVEKSHNPKDFFANPKTKRAQVFLSKLII from the coding sequence ATGTTAGAAGTTAAAAACCTATCTAAATCTTTTGGTGAAAATGAGGTCCTAAAAAATATTGATCTTAAAGTAGATCAAGCTGATGTTATCTCAATTATAGGGCCATCAGGATCTGGTAAATCTACTTTTCTCAGGAGCCTAAACCTCCTAGAAGTACCAAATTCTGGTACAATCACATTTTTGGGTCAAGATATAAAAACAATGGACATAAATAAAGTCAGGGAAGAAATTGGCATGGTTTTTCAAAACTTCAACCTTTTTTCCCACCTAAATATAATAGAAAACCTAACCCTAGCACCAGTCCTTAGAAAAAAAATGACAAAGGACCAGGCTATAGATAAAGCAGAGAAACTACTGGCTAGGATTGGACTAGAGGATAAAAAATTATCCTATCCTGATGAGTTATCAGGTGGACAAAAACAAAGGATCGCCATAATCAGAGCCCTGATGATGGATCCGAAAATAATTTTATTTGACGAACCAACCTCTGCCCTAGATCCGGAAATGGTAGGCGAAGTCCTATCACTGATGACAGATTTGGCACAAGAATCTATAACCATGCTAGTTGTGACCCACGAAATGGGTTTTGCAAGAGAAGTCTCAAACAAGGTTATCTTTATGGACCAAGGACAAATCGTAGAAAAAAGCCATAACCCAAAAGATTTTTTTGCAAATCCAAAAACCAAAAGGGCCCAAGTCTTTTTATCCAAACTAATTATTTGA
- a CDS encoding type II toxin-antitoxin system HicB family antitoxin, producing the protein MKDKYVYPALFYYDDDGISIEFPDLPGCFSCADTDEEALYMAEDVLGLWMFELEEENEEIPKPTNLRDIKVGENQKTALISVWMPTVRKAINNKSIKKTLTIPQWLDIMAREKDLNFSYILQEGLKRELNLQ; encoded by the coding sequence ATGAAAGACAAATACGTATACCCTGCACTTTTTTATTACGATGATGATGGAATTAGTATAGAGTTTCCTGATTTGCCAGGGTGTTTTTCATGTGCTGATACGGATGAAGAAGCTCTATATATGGCTGAAGATGTATTAGGATTATGGATGTTTGAATTAGAAGAAGAGAATGAGGAAATTCCTAAACCTACTAATTTAAGGGATATAAAAGTAGGAGAAAATCAAAAAACAGCTTTGATAAGTGTTTGGATGCCAACTGTAAGAAAGGCAATAAATAATAAATCAATAAAGAAAACCTTGACTATACCACAATGGTTAGACATTATGGCTAGGGAGAAGGATTTAAATTTTTCTTATATCCTACAAGAAGGCTTAAAAAGGGAATTAAATTTACAATAA